In the genome of Streptomyces collinus, one region contains:
- a CDS encoding glyoxalase, protein MTSIASVTLEVADPSAAERFYAAAFGLGDRLRLRASEAPTSGFRGFTLSLVVAQPADVDALLDAAVQAGATTLKPAAKSLWGYGGVVQAPDGTIWQLASSSKKNTGPATRQVDEFVLLLGVEDVKASKQFYVEHGLAVGKSFGGKYVEFATGGPVKLALYKRRGLAKVAGVAPDGTGSHRLTIAADAGPFTDPDGFAWTTASENASV, encoded by the coding sequence CCCTCCGCCGCCGAACGCTTCTACGCCGCCGCCTTCGGTCTGGGCGACCGGCTGCGCCTGCGGGCGTCGGAGGCACCGACCTCCGGCTTCCGCGGGTTCACGCTGTCGCTCGTGGTCGCCCAGCCGGCCGATGTGGACGCCCTGCTCGACGCGGCCGTGCAGGCCGGGGCGACGACGCTGAAGCCCGCCGCCAAGTCGCTCTGGGGCTACGGGGGCGTCGTCCAGGCGCCCGACGGGACGATCTGGCAGCTCGCGTCCTCGTCGAAGAAGAACACCGGCCCGGCGACCCGGCAGGTCGACGAGTTCGTCCTGCTGCTCGGGGTCGAGGACGTGAAGGCCAGCAAGCAGTTCTACGTCGAGCACGGTCTGGCCGTGGGGAAGAGCTTCGGCGGCAAGTACGTCGAGTTCGCCACCGGGGGCCCCGTCAAGCTGGCCCTCTACAAGCGCCGCGGCCTCGCCAAGGTCGCCGGCGTCGCCCCCGACGGCACGGGCTCCCACCGCCTCACCATCGCCGCGGACGCCGGGCCGTTCACCGACCCGGACGGATTCGCCTGGACGACGGCGTCGGAGAACGCGTCGGTGTGA
- the glnA gene encoding type I glutamate--ammonia ligase translates to MDKQQEFVLRTLEERDIRFVRLWFTDVLGFLKSVAVAPAELEQAFDEGIGFDGSAIEGFARVYESDMIAKPDPSTFQILPWRAEAPGTARMFCDILMPDGSPSFADPRYVLKRALARTSDLGFTFYTHPEIEFFLLKDRPLDGSRPTPADNSGYFDHTPTNVGMDFRRQAITMLESMGISVEFSHHEGAPGQQEIDLRYADALSTADNVMTFRLVMKQVALEQGVHATFMPKPFSEHPGSGMHTHLSLFEGDRNAFYESGSEYQLSKVGRSFIAGLLRHAAEISAVTNQWVNSYKRIWGGAERTAGAGGEAPSYICWGHNNRSALVRVPMYKPGKTGSARVEVRSLDSGANPYLAYALLLAAGLKGIEEGYELPPGAEDDVWALSDAERRAMGIEPLPQNLGEALTLMERSDLVAETLGEHVFDFFLRNKRQEWEEYRSEVTAFELRKNLPAL, encoded by the coding sequence ATGGACAAGCAGCAGGAGTTCGTGCTCCGGACGTTGGAGGAGCGCGACATCCGGTTCGTACGCCTGTGGTTCACGGACGTGCTGGGCTTCCTCAAGTCCGTCGCCGTGGCCCCGGCCGAACTGGAGCAGGCCTTCGACGAGGGCATCGGCTTCGACGGCTCCGCGATCGAGGGCTTCGCCCGGGTCTACGAGTCCGACATGATCGCCAAGCCGGACCCGTCGACCTTCCAGATCCTGCCGTGGCGCGCGGAGGCCCCCGGCACGGCCCGGATGTTCTGCGACATCCTCATGCCGGACGGCTCCCCGTCCTTCGCCGACCCGCGCTACGTGCTCAAGCGCGCCCTCGCCCGCACCTCCGACCTGGGCTTCACCTTCTACACCCACCCGGAGATCGAGTTCTTCCTGCTGAAGGACCGCCCGCTGGACGGCTCCCGCCCCACTCCGGCCGACAACTCCGGCTACTTCGACCACACCCCGACCAACGTCGGCATGGACTTCCGCCGCCAGGCGATCACCATGCTGGAGTCCATGGGCATCTCGGTGGAGTTCTCCCACCACGAGGGCGCGCCGGGCCAGCAGGAGATCGACCTCCGCTACGCCGACGCGCTGTCCACGGCCGACAACGTCATGACGTTCCGCCTCGTCATGAAGCAGGTGGCCCTGGAGCAGGGCGTGCACGCGACGTTCATGCCGAAGCCGTTCTCGGAGCACCCGGGCTCCGGCATGCACACCCACCTCTCCCTCTTCGAGGGCGACCGCAACGCCTTCTACGAGTCGGGCTCGGAGTACCAGCTCTCCAAGGTCGGCCGCTCCTTCATCGCGGGCCTGCTGCGGCACGCGGCGGAGATCTCCGCGGTCACCAACCAGTGGGTGAACTCCTACAAGCGCATCTGGGGCGGCGCGGAGCGCACGGCCGGCGCGGGCGGCGAGGCCCCCTCGTACATCTGCTGGGGCCACAACAACCGCTCGGCGCTCGTCCGCGTCCCGATGTACAAGCCCGGCAAGACGGGCTCGGCCCGGGTGGAGGTCCGCTCCCTCGACTCCGGCGCGAACCCGTACCTGGCGTACGCGCTGCTGCTGGCCGCGGGCCTCAAGGGCATCGAGGAGGGCTACGAACTCCCGCCGGGCGCCGAGGACGACGTCTGGGCCCTCTCCGACGCGGAACGCCGCGCGATGGGCATCGAGCCGCTCCCGCAGAACCTCGGCGAGGCCCTGACCCTCATGGAGCGCAGCGACCTCGTCGCCGAGACCCTCGGCGAGCACGTCTTCGACTTCTTCCTGCGCAACAAGCGGCAGGAGTGGGAGGAGTACCGCTCGGAGGTCACGGCGTTCGAGCTGCGGAAGAACCTTCCGGCCCTGTAG
- a CDS encoding globin domain-containing protein: MLSEQSAATVRATLPAVGAALGTITERFYAGLFAAHPELLRDLFNRGNQAAGTQRQALAGSVAAFATHLLDRPEQRPDAMLQRIAHKHASLGVTPEQYGIVHEHLFAAIAEVLGDAVTPEVAAAWDEVYWLMANALIAVEQRLREERGGHTWRTWEVVERVTETADVATFRLRPVDGGPVRDFLAGQYVSVRVALADGARQIRQYSLSGAPGPDLRQISVKRVRETGAPDGEVSNHLHARVRVGDVLELSEPYGDLVLDAGPDTPLLLASAGIGVTPMTAMLAHLAGSGHRAPVTVVHADRSPAAHALRADHEAWAAKLPDAAVHLWYEQDAPAGARTGLADLTGVALAPGTRAYLCGPLPFMRAVRTQLIAKGVAPADIHYEVFGPDLWLAGQA, translated from the coding sequence ATGCTGTCCGAGCAGTCCGCCGCCACCGTCCGCGCCACACTCCCCGCCGTCGGCGCGGCGCTCGGCACGATCACCGAGCGCTTCTACGCCGGGCTGTTCGCGGCCCACCCGGAGCTGCTGCGGGACCTGTTCAACCGGGGCAACCAGGCCGCCGGCACCCAGCGCCAGGCGCTGGCCGGTTCCGTCGCCGCCTTCGCGACGCACCTGCTGGACCGCCCGGAGCAGCGGCCGGACGCCATGCTGCAGCGCATCGCCCACAAGCACGCCTCGCTCGGCGTCACGCCGGAGCAGTACGGCATCGTCCACGAGCACCTGTTCGCGGCCATCGCCGAGGTGCTGGGCGACGCGGTCACGCCCGAGGTCGCCGCCGCCTGGGACGAGGTCTACTGGCTGATGGCGAACGCGCTGATCGCCGTGGAGCAGCGGCTGCGCGAGGAGCGCGGCGGGCACACCTGGCGGACCTGGGAGGTCGTCGAGCGGGTCACCGAGACCGCGGACGTCGCCACGTTCCGGCTGCGGCCTGTCGACGGCGGCCCGGTGCGGGACTTCCTGGCCGGCCAGTACGTCTCCGTGCGTGTCGCCCTCGCCGACGGCGCCCGGCAGATACGGCAGTACAGCCTCTCCGGGGCGCCCGGACCGGACCTGCGGCAGATCAGCGTGAAACGCGTGCGCGAGACCGGCGCCCCCGACGGAGAGGTCTCCAACCACCTGCACGCGCGCGTGCGGGTGGGCGACGTCCTGGAGCTGTCCGAGCCGTACGGCGACCTGGTCCTGGACGCCGGCCCCGACACGCCCCTGCTGCTGGCCTCGGCGGGCATCGGTGTGACCCCGATGACCGCGATGCTGGCCCACCTCGCCGGCTCCGGGCACCGCGCCCCGGTCACCGTCGTGCACGCCGACCGCTCCCCCGCGGCCCACGCCCTGCGCGCCGACCACGAGGCCTGGGCGGCCAAGCTCCCCGACGCGGCCGTCCACCTCTGGTATGAGCAGGACGCCCCCGCAGGCGCCCGCACCGGCCTGGCCGACCTCACCGGCGTCGCACTCGCCCCGGGCACGCGCGCGTACCTGTGCGGCCCGCTCCCGTTCATGCGGGCGGTGCGGACCCAGCTGATCGCGAAGGGCGTGGCCCCCGCCGACATCCATTACGAGGTGTTCGGCCCGGACCTGTGGCTGGCCGGGCAGGCTTAG
- a CDS encoding RrF2 family transcriptional regulator — protein MRLLRSTDLALRVLMRLAVAGGSSPTTRDVADGMDVPYTHLAKVVAELQHMGLLQARRGRGGGLTLTEQGRTASVGAVVRAFEGGGDVVDCEGPTPCPLNSACRLRGALRRAQEAFFTSLDPVTVEDIVAEPTGALLLGISRGPGPGDV, from the coding sequence ATGCGGCTGCTGCGCTCCACCGACCTCGCCCTGCGGGTCCTGATGCGGCTCGCCGTCGCGGGCGGGTCGAGTCCGACGACCCGGGACGTCGCGGACGGCATGGACGTGCCGTACACCCACCTGGCGAAGGTCGTCGCCGAGCTCCAGCACATGGGCCTGCTGCAGGCCCGCCGCGGCCGGGGCGGCGGCCTCACCCTCACCGAGCAGGGCCGTACGGCCTCGGTCGGCGCCGTGGTCCGCGCCTTCGAGGGCGGCGGCGACGTCGTCGACTGCGAGGGCCCCACCCCCTGCCCCCTCAACTCCGCCTGCCGCCTGCGCGGCGCCCTGCGCCGGGCCCAGGAGGCGTTCTTCACCTCACTGGACCCGGTCACGGTGGAGGACATCGTGGCGGAGCCGACGGGCGCGCTGCTGCTGGGGATCTCGCGGGGTCCCGGCCCCGGTGACGTCTAA